One Kangiella geojedonensis DNA segment encodes these proteins:
- the ribF gene encoding bifunctional riboflavin kinase/FAD synthetase, whose product MRLLRGLYNCPKALFNQGCVATIGNFDGVHIGHQTIIQRLTEKAAHFDLPSVVVLFEPHPQEYFRPDDAPARLFKLTDKVRALKILGVDYVLCFRFNQEFAELKAEDFIRRVLIERLNVQHLFIGDDFRFGYQRQGDFEMLKERGDGFFTVEANQSVTLDIDGEQQRISSSLVREAIANNRFELAERYLNRPYQLSGKVAHGDKQGREIGFATANIPLKRLKSPLKGVYAVWVYGISASSPQCQLSQQSPKRFLAVANVGKKPTLKQSPERLEVHVLDFKGDLYGQQIHIEPIAKLRGEQKFSSVAELKAQIAADIEAARAIFDRL is encoded by the coding sequence ATGCGTTTACTGCGTGGCCTCTACAACTGTCCTAAAGCACTGTTTAATCAGGGCTGTGTGGCGACTATTGGTAACTTTGATGGGGTACACATTGGTCATCAAACGATTATCCAGCGTCTGACCGAGAAGGCTGCTCATTTTGATTTACCGAGTGTGGTGGTCTTGTTCGAGCCGCATCCTCAAGAATATTTTCGCCCCGATGACGCGCCAGCTCGACTGTTCAAGCTTACTGATAAAGTACGAGCTCTTAAAATTTTGGGCGTTGATTACGTCTTGTGTTTTCGTTTTAATCAAGAGTTCGCTGAGTTAAAAGCAGAAGACTTTATTCGTCGCGTATTGATTGAACGTTTGAATGTTCAACATTTGTTCATTGGTGATGATTTCCGCTTTGGTTATCAGCGCCAAGGTGATTTTGAAATGTTGAAAGAACGTGGCGACGGTTTTTTTACGGTTGAGGCTAACCAGTCCGTTACGCTTGATATTGACGGGGAACAACAGCGCATTAGCAGTAGCTTGGTGCGTGAGGCCATCGCGAATAACCGCTTTGAATTGGCGGAGCGATACCTCAATAGGCCTTATCAATTAAGCGGTAAAGTTGCTCATGGCGATAAGCAGGGGCGCGAAATAGGGTTTGCCACCGCGAATATTCCATTGAAACGACTGAAAAGTCCTTTAAAAGGGGTGTATGCGGTTTGGGTGTATGGTATAAGTGCTAGTTCGCCCCAATGTCAGTTATCTCAACAGTCTCCGAAACGCTTTCTAGCCGTTGCAAATGTGGGCAAAAAGCCAACATTGAAGCAAAGTCCAGAGCGTTTGGAAGTTCATGTTTTGGACTTTAAAGGCGATTTGTACGGACAACAGATTCATATTGAGCCGATAGCGAAGCTTCGTGGTGAGCAAAAGTTCTCATCGGTAGCTGAGTTAAAGGCGCAAATTGCTGCTGATATTGAGGCAGCAAGAGCGATTTTTGATAGATTGTAG
- the murJ gene encoding murein biosynthesis integral membrane protein MurJ: MASLLRSSTIVSFWTMISRFMGLARDVVLANLLGASGQADVFLVAQKIPNFFRRLFGEGAFATAFVPVFSEYYSNRTKAETVSLLSKVSGTLGGFLAFFTIIGVLGSQGVIALFGAGFIGDPEKFQLGSDLLKITFPYIFFISLVAMYSSVLNTLDKFAVPAFAPILLNLSIIAAAIIWAPTMEQPTVALAWAIFIAGALQLFLHFPFLWKAGYLPKPQWAWKDSAVQRIIKLMVPVIIGASASQINLLVDTQIASFLEEGSISWLYYSDRMMEFPLGIFGIAIATVLLPTLSKFFSKKDMEHFSDTLDWGLRMVLMIGIPAGIGLFWLAEPIMIAVFQHGAFTAEDSFKAGQSLQAYSIGLIGFMMVKVFLTGFYSRQDTKTPVKIALFAIVSNIVLNLALFKPFGHVGLAIATSASAFINAIFLYRFLHKEQHLQLSRKSKLWILKLIIASGLLLLGLWYTDFSIDQWQSWARFEAIGMITIIIAATITAYVTLLVILGLRPRDFKIQR; the protein is encoded by the coding sequence ATGGCCAGTCTTTTACGCTCAAGTACGATAGTTAGCTTTTGGACCATGATTTCCCGCTTTATGGGGCTGGCCAGAGATGTGGTGTTAGCAAACCTGCTCGGCGCCAGTGGCCAGGCTGATGTGTTCCTAGTAGCCCAGAAAATCCCGAATTTCTTTAGGCGCCTTTTCGGTGAAGGCGCTTTCGCCACCGCGTTTGTCCCTGTATTCTCAGAGTACTACTCTAACCGTACTAAAGCAGAGACGGTATCGCTCCTTAGCAAAGTCTCAGGCACCTTGGGTGGCTTCTTAGCCTTTTTCACAATTATAGGTGTGCTTGGCTCACAAGGCGTTATCGCGCTATTTGGTGCCGGCTTTATTGGCGACCCAGAGAAATTCCAGCTTGGTAGTGACTTGTTGAAAATCACCTTCCCTTATATCTTCTTTATATCGCTGGTGGCCATGTATAGCTCGGTACTGAATACATTGGATAAGTTCGCCGTGCCAGCTTTTGCGCCAATCTTATTAAATTTATCCATCATTGCTGCTGCGATAATTTGGGCGCCCACTATGGAGCAGCCAACCGTTGCATTAGCTTGGGCGATATTTATTGCAGGTGCTTTGCAGCTCTTTTTGCATTTTCCTTTCTTATGGAAAGCAGGTTATTTACCGAAGCCACAATGGGCTTGGAAAGATTCTGCAGTACAGCGCATTATCAAACTGATGGTCCCTGTCATCATTGGTGCGTCGGCGAGTCAGATCAATCTGTTGGTTGACACGCAAATCGCTTCGTTTCTTGAAGAAGGCAGTATCTCATGGCTTTACTATTCCGACCGCATGATGGAGTTTCCGTTAGGGATTTTCGGCATCGCTATTGCTACTGTGTTATTGCCGACCTTGTCTAAATTCTTCTCGAAAAAGGACATGGAGCATTTTTCGGACACCTTGGACTGGGGCCTCCGCATGGTGTTAATGATCGGCATCCCTGCAGGTATCGGTCTTTTCTGGTTAGCAGAGCCGATCATGATAGCCGTATTCCAGCATGGCGCTTTTACAGCCGAAGATTCGTTCAAAGCAGGGCAGAGCTTGCAGGCGTACTCAATAGGCTTGATTGGCTTTATGATGGTCAAAGTCTTTTTAACCGGGTTTTATTCGCGCCAAGATACCAAAACTCCTGTCAAAATCGCTTTGTTTGCTATCGTCAGCAATATTGTCTTGAATTTGGCACTGTTCAAACCGTTTGGTCACGTAGGTCTAGCTATTGCCACCAGCGCCTCCGCTTTCATTAATGCGATATTCCTTTATCGCTTTTTGCACAAAGAGCAGCACTTGCAGTTGTCACGAAAAAGTAAGCTTTGGATTTTAAAGCTGATTATTGCCAGCGGCTTGTTGCTGCTCGGTCTTTGGTATACCGACTTCAGTATCGACCAATGGCAATCATGGGCGCGCTTCGAAGCTATCGGCATGATCACCATCATTATCGCCGCAACGATTACAGCCTACGTTACTTTGCTCGTGATACTAGGCTTGCGCCCTAGAGACTTTAAGATTCAGCGTTAG
- the rpsT gene encoding 30S ribosomal protein S20: protein MANIKSAKKRARQAEARRQHNASRRSMMRSYIKKVIYAIDAGNKKDAEAAFERAVSVIDKAANKGLIHKNKAARHKSRLNARVQAL, encoded by the coding sequence TTGGCTAACATTAAATCTGCCAAAAAACGTGCTCGTCAAGCTGAAGCTCGTCGCCAGCACAACGCTAGTCGCCGCTCAATGATGCGTAGCTACATTAAGAAAGTTATTTATGCCATTGATGCAGGCAACAAAAAAGACGCAGAAGCTGCGTTCGAACGTGCTGTATCTGTGATTGATAAAGCCGCTAATAAGGGCCTTATCCACAAGAATAAAGCTGCACGTCATAAGAGCCGTTTAAACGCTCGAGTTCAAGCACTTTAA
- a CDS encoding MarR family winged helix-turn-helix transcriptional regulator: MINYQQDAAQKLYQILNDFHNKSKKFEKATGLTLERLDILKQLVNLGPKTINQLAEQEAVSAPAITRTIKGLEKQGYVIKSRSKTDQRVVFVAPTRKSQQVLEALRLQQQKYIDELLQDRDKNDIDVLAKALKTIL, encoded by the coding sequence ATGATTAATTATCAACAAGATGCAGCCCAAAAGCTCTACCAGATTCTTAATGACTTCCATAATAAAAGCAAAAAGTTCGAGAAAGCGACTGGGCTTACTTTAGAGCGCTTAGACATTCTAAAGCAATTGGTGAATTTAGGCCCAAAAACCATTAATCAGTTAGCTGAGCAAGAAGCGGTTAGTGCGCCGGCCATTACACGGACGATTAAGGGCTTAGAAAAGCAAGGGTATGTCATCAAGTCTCGCTCTAAAACGGATCAACGCGTAGTGTTTGTTGCACCGACGAGAAAAAGTCAGCAAGTGCTTGAGGCGTTAAGGTTACAGCAACAGAAGTATATCGATGAGTTATTACAGGATAGGGATAAGAACGATATCGATGTATTGGCGAAAGCTTTAAAGACTATTCTTTAG
- a CDS encoding DUF1329 domain-containing protein → MMNKSIIIPIILAGVFSTSVEAKVSPKEAAKLHVELTPMGAERAGNKEGTIPAWSGGIQQIPQDYKPGEHHVDPYADEEPMLTITGENYQNYAEKLSEGQIAMLKQYPDYKLKVYPTHRSASFPQKIYDFSVKNATSAELTQDGAGLRNAAVGVPFPIPANGLEAIWNHLTRYRGEAIKREYVQVSPQVDGSFNPVKFEQESLQYYAQEHPEKENFLFLYKQRITSPSSMAGEVLLVHETSNQVVDPRRAWRYDPGRRRAMRTPTVAYDAPALASDGLSTIDNFDMFSGSPDRYNWTLKGKKEMFVPYNAYQLHSDQLSYEDIVKPGHINQDYARYELHRVWVVEATLKENKENIYSRRTFYLDEDSWQALLVDHYDDKGELWRVAEAHALNYYEVPVLWSTLDVIHDLRAKRYIAFGLDNQEDMYDFSERMNYRQFTASALRREGR, encoded by the coding sequence ATTATGAACAAAAGTATCATCATACCAATCATTCTTGCTGGTGTTTTCTCTACATCAGTTGAAGCAAAAGTAAGCCCTAAAGAAGCCGCGAAACTACATGTCGAACTGACCCCGATGGGTGCAGAGCGCGCAGGCAATAAAGAAGGAACTATTCCAGCTTGGAGCGGTGGTATTCAGCAAATTCCACAAGACTACAAGCCTGGCGAGCATCACGTTGATCCTTATGCTGATGAAGAACCGATGCTTACGATCACAGGAGAGAACTACCAGAATTACGCTGAGAAGTTATCTGAGGGACAAATTGCGATGTTAAAGCAATATCCTGATTATAAGTTGAAAGTCTATCCGACTCACCGTAGTGCATCTTTCCCTCAAAAAATCTATGATTTCAGTGTTAAGAATGCGACCTCTGCAGAATTAACACAAGATGGTGCAGGCCTTCGTAACGCAGCTGTTGGTGTACCCTTCCCTATTCCAGCTAACGGCCTAGAAGCTATCTGGAACCACCTTACTCGTTATCGTGGCGAAGCCATTAAGCGTGAATATGTACAGGTAAGCCCTCAAGTAGATGGTAGCTTCAATCCTGTTAAGTTCGAACAAGAATCTTTGCAGTATTACGCACAGGAACATCCTGAAAAGGAAAATTTCTTGTTCTTGTACAAGCAACGTATTACATCGCCTTCGAGCATGGCTGGTGAAGTTCTGCTGGTCCATGAAACATCAAACCAAGTGGTAGACCCACGTCGCGCTTGGCGCTATGACCCAGGTCGCCGTCGAGCCATGCGTACCCCTACAGTGGCTTACGATGCGCCAGCTTTAGCTTCTGACGGTTTATCAACCATCGACAACTTTGATATGTTCAGTGGCTCACCTGATCGCTATAACTGGACTTTAAAGGGCAAAAAAGAAATGTTTGTTCCTTACAATGCTTATCAGCTACACAGCGACCAACTTAGCTATGAAGACATTGTTAAACCAGGCCATATCAACCAAGACTATGCGCGCTACGAATTGCACCGTGTTTGGGTGGTTGAAGCGACATTAAAGGAAAATAAAGAAAACATTTATAGCCGTCGTACCTTCTACTTAGATGAAGACAGCTGGCAAGCACTATTGGTTGACCATTATGATGATAAAGGTGAGCTGTGGCGTGTCGCAGAAGCACATGCTCTAAACTACTACGAAGTGCCAGTGCTGTGGTCAACTTTAGACGTTATCCACGATTTACGCGCCAAGCGCTATATCGCTTTCGGCCTTGATAACCAAGAAGACATGTACGATTTCTCTGAGAGAATGAACTATCGTCAATTTACCGCCTCAGCGTTACGTCGCGAAGGTCGTTAA
- a CDS encoding DsrE family protein codes for MRTLLLTTIIVLTSFSSFGKEKPLYGPAIADYGPYFKIENRDVEIVKNETLKVVFDVTKTDDNKASHNRYIESVARYMNMHAANGVPVENMDIAVVMHGASTKDTLSHKAYKERHGTDNPNSELIKALTNKGVKFYLCGQSAAFSKIDKNELMPEVSLALSAMTMLVTLQQDGYALLP; via the coding sequence ATGCGCACACTACTACTGACCACGATTATTGTATTAACAAGTTTTTCATCATTTGGTAAAGAGAAGCCACTTTATGGACCAGCGATAGCCGACTACGGCCCTTACTTTAAAATCGAGAACCGTGATGTTGAAATCGTAAAAAATGAAACACTCAAAGTTGTATTTGATGTCACAAAAACGGATGACAATAAAGCCAGCCATAATCGTTATATCGAAAGTGTTGCACGTTACATGAACATGCATGCAGCCAATGGTGTTCCGGTCGAGAATATGGACATTGCTGTGGTGATGCATGGCGCTTCAACTAAAGACACCCTAAGCCATAAAGCCTATAAAGAGCGTCACGGCACAGATAACCCTAATAGTGAGCTGATAAAAGCTCTGACGAATAAAGGCGTAAAGTTCTATCTATGCGGACAGTCAGCAGCATTCAGTAAGATAGATAAGAATGAGTTAATGCCAGAAGTCAGCTTGGCTTTATCCGCCATGACAATGTTAGTGACATTACAGCAGGACGGCTATGCTTTACTGCCTTAA
- the cgtA gene encoding Obg family GTPase CgtA, with product MKFVDEVAIKVKAGDGGNGIVSFRREKYVARGGPDGGDGGDGGNVYIVADEEMNTLVDYRYVRFYQATRGENGQGRNMTGSKGEDLILKAPIGTQITDKETGEIVGDLTKPGEKLLVAKGGFHGLGNTRFKSSINRAPRKATHGTPGEMRELRMELKVLADVGLLGLPNAGKSTFIRAVSSAKPKVAGYPFTTLIPNLGVVRIDTESSFVVADIPGVIEGAAEGAGLGIRFLRHLARTRILLHIVDLMPYDESDPVENFNGIMNELYKYSESKDISLKDKPVWLIFNKTDLMSDEDNQEKMNDVLERLDWDGPVFKMSAIKKEGTREICNSIMDYLIEHPQIRKFTAEKTQEDFHWPDPGSMDEAEQGSFDGLEPEWVEDFEDDGVEVVYVDPNQVPDDQK from the coding sequence ATGAAATTTGTAGATGAAGTAGCAATAAAAGTAAAAGCAGGCGATGGCGGTAACGGTATCGTGAGCTTCCGTCGTGAGAAATATGTTGCCCGAGGTGGGCCTGACGGTGGCGATGGTGGCGATGGCGGTAACGTCTATATTGTTGCTGATGAAGAGATGAACACTTTAGTCGATTATCGTTATGTTCGCTTCTATCAGGCGACCCGTGGCGAAAATGGCCAAGGCCGCAACATGACCGGCTCTAAAGGTGAGGATCTCATCTTGAAAGCCCCTATAGGCACTCAAATCACTGATAAAGAGACTGGTGAGATCGTGGGTGATCTAACTAAACCTGGTGAGAAGCTTCTGGTGGCTAAAGGTGGTTTTCACGGTTTAGGCAATACTCGCTTTAAAAGCTCGATCAACCGCGCTCCTCGTAAAGCAACGCACGGTACACCAGGCGAAATGCGTGAATTGCGTATGGAGCTAAAAGTACTGGCTGATGTTGGACTGCTGGGGTTACCTAATGCGGGCAAGTCGACTTTTATTCGTGCGGTGTCTTCTGCTAAGCCGAAGGTCGCTGGCTACCCGTTTACGACGTTAATTCCAAATTTGGGTGTTGTTCGTATTGATACGGAATCGAGCTTCGTGGTTGCTGATATCCCTGGTGTAATTGAGGGTGCAGCAGAGGGCGCTGGTCTAGGGATACGCTTCTTACGTCATTTAGCGCGTACCCGAATCTTGCTACATATCGTTGATTTAATGCCTTATGACGAGTCAGATCCCGTTGAAAACTTTAATGGCATCATGAACGAGCTTTATAAATACAGCGAGAGTAAAGATATTTCACTTAAGGATAAGCCGGTCTGGTTGATTTTCAACAAGACTGATTTAATGAGTGACGAAGATAATCAGGAAAAGATGAATGATGTTCTGGAGCGCCTTGATTGGGACGGTCCTGTTTTTAAAATGTCTGCGATTAAGAAGGAGGGTACTCGAGAGATTTGTAACTCGATTATGGACTATTTAATCGAGCATCCACAAATCCGTAAGTTTACTGCTGAAAAGACTCAAGAAGACTTCCACTGGCCAGATCCTGGCTCGATGGATGAGGCTGAGCAGGGTTCCTTTGATGGTTTGGAGCCTGAGTGGGTTGAAGATTTTGAAGACGATGGCGTGGAAGTGGTCTATGTCGATCCTAATCAAGTGCCTGATGACCAAAAATAA
- the rpmA gene encoding 50S ribosomal protein L27 yields the protein MAHKKAGGSTRNGRDSESKRLGVKRFGGEEVSAGSIIVRQRGTKFHAGNGVGLGRDHTIFAKVDGKVKFEVKGKDKRRFVSIEA from the coding sequence ATGGCTCATAAGAAAGCTGGTGGTAGTACTCGTAACGGCCGCGATTCCGAAAGTAAACGCCTTGGTGTTAAACGCTTTGGTGGTGAAGAAGTAAGCGCGGGTAGCATTATCGTTCGTCAACGTGGTACTAAGTTCCACGCTGGTAACGGTGTTGGTCTTGGTCGTGACCATACAATTTTTGCAAAAGTTGATGGTAAAGTTAAGTTTGAAGTTAAAGGTAAAGACAAACGTCGTTTTGTTTCTATCGAAGCTTAA
- the rplU gene encoding 50S ribosomal protein L21: protein MYAVIKSGGKQHRVKEGQVVRLEKIEAETGATIDFEDVLMVADGDNVTLGTPVVSGAVVSGEVVNHGRAKKVNIIKFKRRKHHMKRQGHRQWFTEVKINGIALDGAKKPAKKAEAKKAPAKKAAAKTDGDDLTQLSGVGPVIVKKLNEAGITTFKQIAEWTAEDVAHFDEELSFKGRIERENWIDQAKELMKGE from the coding sequence ATGTACGCAGTAATTAAAAGTGGTGGTAAGCAACACCGCGTAAAAGAAGGCCAGGTAGTGCGTCTTGAGAAGATCGAGGCGGAAACTGGTGCAACAATCGATTTTGAAGACGTTTTAATGGTCGCTGACGGCGATAACGTTACTTTAGGTACACCAGTTGTTTCTGGTGCTGTGGTATCAGGTGAAGTTGTTAACCACGGTCGTGCTAAGAAAGTGAACATCATTAAGTTCAAGCGTCGTAAGCATCACATGAAGCGTCAAGGTCATCGTCAGTGGTTCACGGAAGTGAAAATCAACGGTATTGCTCTTGATGGCGCTAAAAAGCCTGCTAAGAAAGCAGAAGCTAAAAAAGCTCCAGCGAAGAAAGCTGCAGCAAAAACAGACGGTGATGATTTAACTCAATTATCAGGCGTAGGTCCAGTTATCGTTAAAAAATTGAACGAAGCTGGAATCACTACATTTAAACAAATCGCTGAGTGGACTGCTGAAGATGTAGCGCACTTTGACGAAGAATTAAGCTTTAAAGGTCGTATCGAGCGTGAAAACTGGATTGACCAAGCTAAAGAATTGATGAAAGGAGAGTAA
- the ispB gene encoding octaprenyl diphosphate synthase, producing MTLDDIRALVEADFEATNQMILDRLKSDVVLVDQVGHYIVAAGGKRLRPMLVLLAAKSLGYEGYDHAKLAAVIELIHTSTLLHDDVVDESSMRRGRETANELFGNQASVLVGDFLYSRSFQMMVEVNNMKVLNILADTTNEVAAGEVLQLMNINDPKVSEDSYYQVIERKTAILFAAATQLGAVLCGASEQVEKGLRQYGLQLGIAFQLIDDALDYAANAEDMGKNVGDDLAEGKPTLPLIYALTQSNDSDQAVIRKAIEQGGLDDLEQVLSIVKATNAIEYTYQAAEKAVKKAIDALTPLPNTEFKTALVELAKLSLSRNG from the coding sequence ATGACTCTGGACGATATCCGTGCCTTGGTAGAAGCTGACTTCGAGGCCACTAACCAAATGATTTTAGACCGCCTCAAGTCTGATGTGGTTTTGGTTGATCAAGTGGGACACTATATTGTTGCTGCAGGCGGCAAGAGACTGCGCCCCATGCTCGTTCTTTTAGCTGCAAAATCATTAGGTTACGAAGGTTATGACCACGCCAAGCTAGCGGCTGTCATAGAGCTTATTCACACCTCCACTTTACTTCATGATGACGTCGTGGACGAGTCCAGCATGCGACGTGGCCGTGAAACCGCCAACGAACTGTTTGGCAATCAAGCGTCTGTCTTAGTCGGCGATTTCCTATACAGCCGCTCGTTCCAGATGATGGTCGAAGTCAACAATATGAAAGTATTGAACATTTTAGCCGACACCACCAATGAGGTGGCTGCTGGCGAAGTGTTACAGCTGATGAACATCAACGATCCCAAAGTCAGTGAAGACTCATACTACCAAGTTATTGAGCGCAAGACCGCAATCCTTTTTGCCGCAGCAACTCAGCTAGGCGCAGTACTGTGTGGCGCATCGGAGCAAGTTGAAAAAGGATTACGCCAATATGGACTACAATTAGGCATTGCTTTTCAGCTTATCGATGATGCGCTTGACTATGCGGCCAACGCTGAAGACATGGGAAAGAATGTGGGCGATGACCTTGCCGAAGGCAAACCAACGCTTCCATTAATCTATGCCTTAACTCAGTCTAACGATTCCGACCAAGCAGTCATCCGCAAAGCTATCGAGCAAGGCGGTTTGGACGATCTGGAGCAAGTCCTGAGCATTGTAAAGGCAACTAATGCCATCGAATACACATATCAAGCTGCTGAAAAGGCCGTTAAAAAAGCTATTGACGCATTAACGCCATTGCCTAATACCGAATTCAAAACCGCTTTAGTGGAGCTTGCCAAGTTGTCCCTTTCAAGAAACGGCTAA
- the pckA gene encoding phosphoenolpyruvate carboxykinase (ATP), whose amino-acid sequence MSRDVDLSQYGIHSVHEIVYNPSYDTLYEEETRDDISGYERGTVTNMGAVTVDTGIFTGRSPKDKYIVEDDITRDTVWWSKNGVNDNKPITPAVWDDLKGTVTEQLSGSRLFVVDTFCGANEDTRLKVRFITQVAWQAHFVKNMFIRPSDEELKDFEPDFVVMNGSKAVNDKWQEHGLNSENFVAFNLTEKIQLIGGTWYGGEMKKGMFSMMNYLLPLKGIASMHCSANVGKDGDVAIFFGLSGTGKTTLSTDPKRALIGDDEHGWDDNGVFNFEGGCYAKTINLSEDNEPDIYRAIRRDALLENVVVDKKGNIDFDDNSKTENTRVSYPIYHIDNIVKPVSKAGHANKVIFLSADAFGVLPPVAKLTPEQTQYYFLSGFTAKLAGTERGVTEPTPTFSSCFGEAFLSLHPTQYAEVLEKRVRASGAEVYLVNTGWNGSGKRISIKDTRGIIDAIMDGSIEQCEFANLPYFNLAIPTELNGVDTGILNPRDTYKDPSQWEVKAKELASMFIKNFNRFADNEAAQELIKAGPKV is encoded by the coding sequence ATGTCGCGCGATGTTGACTTGAGCCAATATGGCATCCATTCAGTCCACGAAATCGTTTACAACCCTTCCTACGACACACTTTACGAAGAAGAAACCCGAGATGACATTAGCGGCTATGAGCGCGGCACTGTCACCAATATGGGTGCAGTAACGGTCGATACAGGCATTTTCACGGGCCGTTCTCCAAAAGATAAGTATATCGTTGAAGATGATATTACTCGCGATACTGTTTGGTGGTCTAAGAACGGTGTTAACGATAATAAACCGATTACTCCTGCTGTTTGGGATGATTTAAAAGGAACGGTCACAGAACAGTTGTCTGGGAGCCGCCTATTCGTCGTAGATACCTTCTGTGGTGCAAACGAGGACACTCGTCTTAAAGTTCGCTTCATTACTCAGGTCGCTTGGCAAGCGCACTTCGTGAAGAACATGTTTATCCGCCCTAGCGATGAAGAGCTTAAAGATTTTGAGCCAGACTTTGTCGTCATGAACGGCTCTAAAGCCGTGAATGACAAGTGGCAAGAGCATGGCTTGAATTCAGAAAACTTCGTGGCCTTCAACTTAACTGAAAAAATTCAGCTGATAGGCGGCACATGGTACGGCGGAGAAATGAAAAAAGGCATGTTCTCAATGATGAACTACCTACTTCCGCTAAAAGGCATTGCTTCAATGCATTGTTCAGCAAACGTCGGTAAAGACGGCGATGTTGCGATTTTCTTCGGCCTATCTGGCACCGGTAAAACAACCTTATCAACAGACCCTAAGCGCGCACTCATCGGTGATGACGAACACGGCTGGGATGACAACGGTGTGTTTAACTTTGAGGGCGGTTGTTATGCTAAAACAATTAACCTGTCAGAAGATAATGAGCCCGATATCTATCGTGCTATTCGACGCGACGCATTGCTAGAAAATGTCGTTGTTGATAAGAAAGGTAATATCGACTTTGATGATAATAGCAAAACAGAAAACACACGTGTTTCCTATCCGATTTATCACATCGACAATATCGTCAAGCCAGTGTCTAAAGCTGGTCACGCCAACAAGGTTATTTTCCTAAGCGCTGACGCATTTGGTGTTTTGCCGCCTGTGGCTAAGCTAACGCCAGAGCAAACGCAGTATTACTTCCTTTCAGGATTTACCGCTAAATTAGCCGGTACTGAGCGTGGTGTTACTGAACCAACACCAACCTTCTCATCCTGCTTTGGTGAAGCCTTCTTAAGCTTACACCCAACACAGTATGCAGAAGTCCTAGAGAAGCGCGTAAGAGCATCTGGCGCTGAGGTATACTTGGTGAATACAGGCTGGAACGGCTCAGGTAAACGAATTTCAATTAAAGACACTCGCGGTATTATCGATGCCATCATGGATGGTTCTATCGAACAGTGTGAGTTTGCGAACTTGCCATACTTTAATTTAGCCATTCCAACGGAACTGAATGGTGTCGATACAGGTATTTTAAATCCTAGAGACACTTACAAAGATCCAAGCCAATGGGAAGTTAAAGCAAAAGAGTTAGCCTCTATGTTCATCAAAAACTTCAACCGTTTTGCTGACAACGAAGCAGCTCAAGAGTTAATCAAAGCAGGTCCAAAGGTTTAA